ccggtgacggcCACCACGTGGCCCTTCTGCTTCAGGCGCTGGACGAGCACCAGCTTGTCGAGTGGCAGCGACCGCGCCATGACGCGGATGTTGTCGACGATGGCGAGCTGCTCCTGCTCCGACATGGCGCGGAACTCGTGCCCCTCGAtcacgacgccggcggcgtcgtcgtcgttgccggagATGATGCCGCATTCCTTGGCGATGGCGCGAGCCGTGAGGACGTTGTCGCCGGTGACCATCTTGACGGCGATGCCTGCTTTGGTGCAAGCTTCGATGGCGGATTTTACCTCTGGTCTGCACGGGTCTTTCAGTCCGACGAAGCCCAGCAATGTCAGCCCCTCGTCGTCGATCTTGGCGttgtcgctgtcgccgccgtcgacgacttGCTTGTAGGCGAACGCGATGCAGcggaggctcgccgccgccatgtcgttGATCACCTGCTCGAGCTTCCTCCTCTGCTCCACGCCGAGCTCGCGCGCGGCGCCGTCTGCGCCGACGTACACGGTGCACCTCGCGAGCACCATCTCGGCGGCGCCTTTCCAGTGCGCGGTCAccgcgccggtggcggcgtcgcggagCATCACGCCGCTGCGCTTCTTGTCGGAGTTGAACGCCTCGACGCGCACCACCTTGCATTTCCTCTTGAGCGCGTCGGCGTCCATGGcgagctcctccaccgcccACGACAGCAGCGCCTTCTCCGTCGGGCTGCCGGTGATCTCCGGCGGCAACACGTTGTCCGGCTTGTACACGCTGCCCGTGGTGTTCAGCCCGGCGCCCTGGCAGAGCAACCTCACGACGCCGCCGTTCACCGCCGCGGCGGATCTTGGCCGGTCGGCGCCGACCCAGAACTCCGTCACCTTCATCTGGTTCAGCGTCAGCGTCCCGGTCTTGTCGGTGCAGATGGCGGTGACCGAGCCCATCGTCTCGCACGCCGACAGCCGCCGCACCAGCGCGTTCTCCCTCACCATCCTCTTCATGGAGAAGGCCAGCGTCAATGTCACGGCGAGCGGGAGGCCCTCGGggatggcgacgacgatgatggtgaCGGCTTGCTGGAAGATGCTGACGAGGCCGCTGAACACGGCGTTGAAGGTGACATTCCTCTTGTCGAACAGCGCGTTGCCCTGCTCGTCCCTGGTGCTGCCGGTGAAGTGCCTCGCCGTGAGCACGGCGAAGACGAGCACCGCGACGGCGATGCCGACCTTGCCGATGCTGGAGGTGAGCCCCTCGAGGCGCTCCTGGAGCGGCGTCGGGTCGGTGTTCTCCCTGGTGATGGTGCGCATCATCTCGCCCCACGCCGTGTCCGTCCCGACGGCGGTGACCACCATCTTGCCGTAGCCGTCGACAACCTTGACGCCGGAGGCGAGGAAGGGGCTCTTGACGGCGTCGACCTCGACGGGGTGCGGCTCGCCGGTCATGCTCGACTCGTCGACCTGCAGCGCGTGGCCATCCAGGAACACGCCGTCGGCGGGGACGACGTCGCCGATCTTGAGCACCAccacgtcgccgacgacgacgtcgaatATGGACACCTCctggcgccgcgcggcgcggacgACGCTGACCATGATGTTCTCGGACTCCCGTGCCAGCTTGTCGAACCGCTTGCCCTGGCTGTGGTTGCTGACGGCGGAGACCGCGGCGACGAGGAACACGGCGAGGAAGATGCTGACGCCGTCGTACCAGCCGTCCTTGATGCCGTGCTCCTTGATGCCGAAGGcgagggagacggcggcgcagaCGAGGAGCACGATGAGGAAGACGTCGGCGAGCGCGTCCCACACGTGGCGGAAGAACCCCTTGGGCTTGGGCTTCGGGTAGGTGTTCGATCCGAACGCCTTCTTGCGGCGCGCCACGTCGGCATCGTCGCCGCGGATGCCGCGCTCCGCGCCGGACGCCAGCaccgccgcgacgccggcgcc
The sequence above is drawn from the Oryza glaberrima chromosome 10, OglaRS2, whole genome shotgun sequence genome and encodes:
- the LOC127752741 gene encoding calcium-transporting ATPase 7, plasma membrane-type; this translates as MECADYFIGSGRRCSPSTSTSREAWRPEKQWRKATNVIRGCHRLLRLGVLSAAAGIMRRNPSYVEIKVHDEGELDVSSGGDGEAPVAFTVAADDESFKGLVKNKREDCFRLLGGGAGVAAVLASGAERGIRGDDADVARRKKAFGSNTYPKPKPKGFFRHVWDALADVFLIVLLVCAAVSLAFGIKEHGIKDGWYDGVSIFLAVFLVAAVSAVSNHSQGKRFDKLARESENIMVSVVRAARRQEVSIFDVVVGDVVVLKIGDVVPADGVFLDGHALQVDESSMTGEPHPVEVDAVKSPFLASGVKVVDGYGKMVVTAVGTDTAWGEMMRTITRENTDPTPLQERLEGLTSSIGKVGIAVAVLVFAVLTARHFTGSTRDEQGNALFDKRNVTFNAVFSGLVSIFQQAVTIIVVAIPEGLPLAVTLTLAFSMKRMVRENALVRRLSACETMGSVTAICTDKTGTLTLNQMKVTEFWVGADRPRSAAAVNGGVVRLLCQGAGLNTTGSVYKPDNVLPPEITGSPTEKALLSWAVEELAMDADALKRKCKVVRVEAFNSDKKRSGVMLRDAATGAVTAHWKGAAEMVLARCTVYVGADGAARELGVEQRRKLEQVINDMAAASLRCIAFAYKQVVDGGDSDNAKIDDEGLTLLGFVGLKDPCRPEVKSAIEACTKAGIAVKMVTGDNVLTARAIAKECGIISGNDDDAAGVVIEGHEFRAMSEQEQLAIVDNIRVMARSLPLDKLVLVQRLKQKGHVVAVTGDGTNDAPALKEADVGLSMGVQGTEVAKESSDIVILNDNFDTVVTATRWGRCVYNNIQKFIQFQLTVNVAALVINFVSAVTTGRMPLTTVQLLWVNLIMDTMGALALATDTPTKGLMRRPPIGRTAPLISNAMWRNLAAQAAYQVAVLLALQYRGFGGAGAGERANGTMIFNAFVLCQVFNEFNAREIERRNVFAGVHRNRMFLGIVAVTVALQVVMVELLTKFAGTERLGWGQWGACVGIAAVSWPIGWAVKCIPVPERPFHEIITARRRRRST